A stretch of Desulfobacter hydrogenophilus DNA encodes these proteins:
- a CDS encoding ABC transporter ATP-binding protein has product MGLEINHLCKSFYSPGTGMIQVLNDVNLEVRPGQTHAVIGQSGSGKTTLLSLIAGLDRPDSGDIILDGENLSIMNEDRLARFRAEKIGIIFQQFHLMPHLTAQENISLPLEILKAPDIEKQTHAMLEMVGLSHRRHHLPGALSGGECQRVAIARALIIKPSLILADEPTGNLDTATGETVSDLLFNLVETEHKSLILVTHNVSLADRCRSTFTLERGVLY; this is encoded by the coding sequence ATGGGACTGGAAATTAATCATCTTTGCAAGTCTTTTTATTCTCCGGGAACCGGTATGATCCAGGTCCTGAATGATGTGAACCTTGAGGTCAGGCCTGGCCAAACCCATGCCGTCATCGGACAATCCGGTTCGGGCAAGACCACCCTTTTGTCCCTGATTGCCGGTCTGGACCGCCCGGACAGCGGGGATATCATTCTGGACGGCGAAAACCTGTCCATCATGAATGAAGACCGGCTGGCCCGGTTCCGGGCAGAGAAAATCGGGATTATTTTTCAGCAGTTTCACCTCATGCCCCATTTGACGGCACAGGAGAACATCAGCCTGCCTTTGGAAATCCTCAAGGCCCCGGACATTGAAAAACAGACCCATGCCATGCTGGAAATGGTGGGTCTCTCCCACCGGCGGCACCACCTGCCCGGCGCCTTGTCCGGCGGAGAATGCCAGCGGGTGGCCATTGCCCGTGCTTTGATCATCAAACCCTCCCTGATCCTGGCCGACGAACCCACGGGTAACCTGGATACGGCCACCGGCGAAACAGTGTCTGATTTGCTGTTTAATCTGGTGGAAACCGAACATAAAAGCCTGATCCTGGTGACCCACAATGTTTCCCTGGCCGACCGGTGCCGCAGTACGTTCACCCTTGAACGGGGGGTGCTGTACTGA
- a CDS encoding arylesterase has product MKKRYVTVLLVLMVWGGLLPGIFPEAWGVPKIKILFIGDSITAGYGIAKEEAYPALLGQKLESLGIHHVEIINGSISGSTTASALSRLKWFRKTSPDILVLALGANDGLRGLSVENMEDNLGRAITFAKNNNMDVILAGMQIPPNYGPEYADDFKQVFTTLADDHEIVLIPFLLEGVGGRSNMNQPDGIHPNRAGHQQIAKTVFPFILKQIQEP; this is encoded by the coding sequence ATGAAAAAAAGATATGTAACAGTCTTGCTGGTTTTAATGGTTTGGGGTGGCTTGCTGCCGGGCATTTTCCCGGAAGCATGGGGAGTTCCAAAAATAAAAATTCTGTTCATAGGGGATTCCATTACCGCCGGATACGGGATCGCCAAGGAAGAAGCCTATCCAGCCCTGTTGGGACAGAAACTTGAATCGCTCGGGATTCATCATGTTGAGATCATCAACGGCAGCATCAGCGGTTCGACTACGGCCAGTGCCCTTTCCCGGCTCAAATGGTTCCGGAAAACGTCTCCTGATATTCTGGTACTGGCCTTGGGGGCCAATGACGGCTTAAGGGGCCTGTCCGTGGAAAATATGGAAGACAACCTGGGCAGGGCCATTACATTTGCAAAAAATAACAACATGGATGTCATCCTGGCCGGTATGCAAATCCCCCCCAATTACGGGCCGGAATATGCTGATGATTTCAAACAGGTTTTTACCACACTGGCCGATGACCACGAAATTGTTCTGATTCCTTTTCTCCTGGAAGGGGTAGGGGGCAGGTCGAACATGAACCAGCCCGACGGGATTCATCCCAACCGGGCAGGGCATCAACAAATCGCGAAAACCGTATTTCCTTTTATTTTAAAACAGATTCAGGAGCCGTGA
- a CDS encoding BREX system ATP-binding domain-containing protein encodes MDEKAFSEQINGTKNFYLRRAVERIREGLFDPLGVQWLTSGEEKLNQLFDRGVEALDKGTPYHLCVCGAYGQGKSHSLTYLKQRALENNFVVSYINLDPRQIPFHDFKAVYRALMGAMVFPNEETNLVKVWKESAAQWLARPENKDKAIGDFITGDMPHRFRAILAAMVHNNMEIPANKRKLKKHARFQPRSFAWTLKNALMGKEIPAHKLAAAFHYREVPFYKGGSLVCREPKEYLAMVKGLARLFKEMGYGGWVLLFDEGESIGQTRITSRSKSYDLLHEIFCPERPAQGFYPVFAFTHDFFTLVETEPWDRTRRPGGRQKADQPTEEIPCFARDYHKAWKKINIHSLQDLSPGEWETLSGKLRILHSRAYEWAPETADIDREMKQILSQNKGAESRMKLRLLVNQLDLEQQKESC; translated from the coding sequence ATGGATGAAAAGGCATTTAGCGAGCAGATCAACGGTACCAAAAATTTTTATCTGCGCAGGGCGGTAGAACGCATTAGGGAGGGTCTGTTTGATCCACTGGGGGTTCAATGGCTCACCTCGGGGGAAGAAAAGCTCAACCAGCTTTTTGACCGGGGGGTCGAAGCCCTGGACAAGGGAACGCCTTACCACCTCTGTGTCTGCGGCGCATACGGCCAGGGCAAATCCCACAGCCTCACCTATTTGAAACAGCGGGCCCTGGAAAATAATTTTGTGGTCAGCTATATCAACCTGGACCCCCGGCAGATCCCCTTCCACGATTTCAAAGCGGTCTACCGGGCCCTGATGGGGGCCATGGTTTTTCCCAATGAGGAAACCAACCTGGTAAAAGTATGGAAGGAATCAGCCGCCCAATGGCTGGCCCGGCCGGAAAATAAGGATAAGGCTATCGGCGATTTCATCACCGGTGACATGCCCCACCGATTCCGGGCCATCCTGGCGGCCATGGTCCACAATAACATGGAGATTCCGGCAAACAAGCGCAAACTTAAAAAACATGCCCGGTTTCAGCCCAGATCCTTTGCCTGGACCCTGAAAAATGCCCTTATGGGCAAAGAGATCCCGGCCCATAAGCTTGCTGCAGCATTCCATTACCGGGAAGTGCCGTTTTATAAGGGCGGCTCCCTGGTGTGCCGGGAACCAAAGGAATATCTGGCCATGGTAAAAGGACTGGCCCGGTTGTTCAAAGAGATGGGATACGGGGGATGGGTCCTGCTTTTTGATGAAGGGGAATCCATCGGCCAGACCCGCATCACCAGCCGCAGCAAAAGCTATGATCTCCTCCATGAAATCTTCTGCCCGGAACGTCCGGCACAGGGATTTTACCCGGTATTTGCCTTTACCCATGATTTTTTTACCCTGGTTGAAACCGAGCCCTGGGACCGGACCCGCAGACCCGGCGGACGGCAGAAAGCCGACCAGCCGACCGAAGAGATTCCCTGCTTTGCCCGCGATTACCACAAGGCCTGGAAAAAAATAAATATCCATTCTCTCCAGGACCTGTCACCCGGTGAATGGGAGACACTATCGGGCAAGCTTAGAATCCTCCACAGCCGGGCCTACGAATGGGCACCGGAGACCGCTGACATAGACCGGGAAATGAAGCAGATCCTATCCCAAAACAAAGGGGCCGAATCCAGAATGAAATTAAGACTTCTGGTCAACCAGCTGGACCTGGAACAGCAAAAAGAATCCTGCTGA
- a CDS encoding DEAD/DEAH box helicase yields MVQDPDPQSAPLPNPLLRLPNTFRPFYGAFAGLRPVQIETIAPILEGRDLIVQAATGSGKSEAVLAPALERVITSGCAHGVLYIIPTRALAKDLMRRFEPIITERLNLILAIRTGDIKKGGTKRPDIMFTTPESLDVMLGSGNANLKAFLARVGTVIVDEVHPLVHQYRGRHLVYLFTRLERRTSEPIQKIAMSATIAGIPQVMDFLNFRPCSTAISAGATRQDRQIQARLLHLKQEKTELPALLNDLYREWAYRKILIFCNSRSACDRLSGIVRRNGVFRDVTELHYSNLKAKERKKAEDRFRKNPHALCIATSTLELGIDVGDVDAVLLYQPPGSVSAFLQRIGRSNRRGQSINFWGITAGESAGNQAIRFLALLALGRQGRIEAPTPKTLPSVLSQQVISCLYEKKEISLNALKSLFPDRKSLLPDIFKALEKKGWLRRTKRPGLLRGGWQYRNHFMEYKIWGNFPESEKEYILEVDMESIADIPQSIVDQMEVGDRVYLSGRRLKILKIEAGDPGKVTARPTMKKDDKDLVWVGLGAHVSWETAQAMGRILGTGTLPQDSGLMARTQKLFRRELSYSENRVTLANGIEVVPGTRARFHFRTFLGSAGNLVLEWAVRDHFQDDDLEVASSETGVECSCWIDFQKLNLPVTEKKFHTWVSAHLRVLRSMIPLNIFWRTLPRKQMVEEVADFLFDQRVADTFARYLKLDSDIVSGDMADLSGPLPITTDESPRFEMEAGTALLSHEKQTAKPPENSPFLSPVWQSPCLDPDPGDARSLTATMVSDYIFHGQCDRRFCLSYLGLAHPVKEQEDVMALVREQGVQHEQAVLAALEQQGNQPAVPEPAATEEPRWAPSVKLLEETIKQLADRDPEKARPVWLSQCYLKTEAPIHQFPHITGIGIPDLLKLSPGKGGQAIIKAGDIKHSRTPGYHHKWQVAFYALAIEQIIERCKLPARISRKGFIITPPPLSDVRETEQYRIHEFDLSPYMAALPTLLHHLCHVLSGLPAHADYRLQSLCTACSGFPGCYHHALIHEDIRFLPKLTKGELVALQQMGCTTLEQLSGALEKETGHLSPGQQKKLIGWCDAFLTGRISCHEKKTHRFPANLSRRIFIHLEKNPLDGLPRVLGWLVLDTDGRTIIESNVWTMETETERQAVRQTFLKELTRLWKESIHTGQCPHIFHFGSQTPATINKWLGEAQRLSWEFLNQTQPSSWTDIQKVLTAHFYMPAPGTASLYTLGRIFKCQTIPAPPPTLFHHNSGFISDIGQAAAEAKKCLALMAELYQTAVSQLQSQWIKEWPSSNDVDKKARAYTTFIQEEQRLKEADIMMLQEQPLEERMLRFRSLGYLKFHQTRLDNTGRFINIFRPTDQTQPAKFRQGDFLKLVPHGMVDLQNGFPVIMVEYDRQAGDIGLLSRSGKINLNKTLFYSLEEDMDDWNREKLHHASQTLFSKSRYFHLQQLLAGTALERQTPTSAAWVEKWLARDHHGLNPSQQQALKLPFQYRTAMIQGPPGTGKTHLLGWIIIALIIEAHEAGNPLRIGISALTHQAIDTVLEKVVQLVNQYLPGEFPGQCVKWGEDNALASETSNPDDAVMKVEYTKDVRDLPTRSWLILGATGYGFYSLFNSKDKGFPLALDWMIFDEASQVPVPQALLSLIYARGNFLFLGDIHQLPPIVMGNYDPHDPDDNKDDDENEIRLNSSILSNIRDLYPEDCQVTLDTTYRMNKEICAFPSKTWYHSRLYPDPSVENARLYLNDPDETYSPTGDESILSDILNPEQPVTLVLTDHQGCGQQSDVEANLMAALAGRLILGHGLAPDRMAIITPHRAQNNAILQRLGKSMAGYPSLPPLPLVDTVERIQGAERDVILFGLTASDPDHLTSEFLNSPNRLNVAMTRARKKLVIMGSQAFFSVIPDSDALLARHCCFKQLLTHCRAQNAVFHFSK; encoded by the coding sequence ATGGTCCAGGACCCTGATCCGCAATCAGCCCCCCTACCCAACCCCCTTTTAAGGCTCCCCAACACCTTCCGCCCCTTTTATGGGGCTTTTGCCGGTCTGCGGCCCGTCCAGATTGAAACTATCGCCCCCATCCTTGAGGGCCGGGATCTCATCGTCCAGGCAGCCACCGGATCGGGCAAAAGTGAGGCTGTACTGGCCCCGGCCCTGGAACGGGTCATCACCTCGGGCTGTGCCCATGGCGTTTTATACATCATTCCCACCCGGGCCCTGGCCAAGGACCTCATGCGCCGGTTTGAACCCATCATCACCGAGCGGCTGAACCTGATCCTGGCCATCCGGACCGGGGACATCAAAAAGGGGGGAACCAAGCGGCCGGACATCATGTTCACCACCCCGGAATCCCTGGATGTAATGCTGGGCAGCGGCAATGCCAATCTTAAAGCCTTTTTGGCCCGGGTGGGCACCGTGATTGTCGATGAAGTCCATCCCCTGGTCCACCAGTACCGGGGCCGACACCTGGTCTATCTGTTCACCCGCCTGGAACGCAGAACGAGCGAGCCCATACAAAAAATTGCCATGTCCGCGACCATTGCCGGTATCCCCCAGGTCATGGATTTCCTTAATTTCAGACCTTGCAGCACCGCCATCTCGGCCGGTGCGACCCGCCAGGACCGACAGATTCAGGCCCGGCTTCTTCATCTGAAACAAGAGAAGACCGAGCTGCCCGCCCTGCTCAATGATTTATACCGGGAATGGGCGTATCGAAAAATTCTTATTTTCTGCAACAGCCGGTCGGCCTGCGACCGACTTTCCGGCATTGTCCGGCGCAACGGGGTGTTCAGGGATGTCACCGAGCTGCACTACTCCAACCTCAAGGCAAAGGAAAGGAAAAAAGCGGAAGACCGGTTCCGGAAAAATCCCCATGCCCTGTGCATTGCCACCTCAACCCTGGAGCTGGGCATTGATGTGGGGGATGTGGATGCGGTGCTCCTTTATCAGCCCCCGGGCTCGGTGTCGGCCTTTCTCCAGCGCATCGGCCGGTCCAACCGCCGGGGGCAGTCCATCAATTTCTGGGGCATCACCGCCGGGGAATCCGCCGGCAACCAGGCGATCCGCTTTCTTGCCCTGCTGGCGCTGGGCCGCCAGGGAAGAATCGAGGCCCCGACCCCCAAAACCCTGCCCAGTGTGTTGAGCCAGCAGGTCATCTCCTGTCTCTACGAAAAAAAGGAAATTTCCCTCAACGCCCTGAAATCCCTGTTTCCGGACCGCAAAAGCCTGTTGCCGGATATTTTCAAGGCCCTTGAAAAAAAGGGCTGGCTGAGACGGACCAAGCGGCCCGGCCTGCTTCGAGGCGGCTGGCAGTACCGGAACCATTTTATGGAATACAAAATATGGGGAAACTTTCCGGAAAGCGAAAAGGAATACATCCTTGAAGTAGACATGGAATCCATTGCCGATATCCCCCAATCCATTGTGGACCAGATGGAGGTGGGGGACCGGGTCTATCTTTCGGGCCGGCGCCTTAAAATTTTGAAAATTGAAGCGGGTGATCCCGGCAAGGTCACGGCCCGGCCGACCATGAAAAAAGATGATAAAGACCTGGTCTGGGTAGGGTTGGGTGCACATGTCTCCTGGGAAACAGCCCAGGCCATGGGGCGTATCCTGGGCACCGGCACCCTGCCCCAAGACAGCGGCCTCATGGCCCGGACCCAAAAATTATTCCGCCGGGAGCTGTCATATTCTGAAAACCGGGTGACGCTGGCCAACGGCATTGAGGTGGTTCCGGGGACCCGGGCAAGGTTCCACTTCCGCACCTTTCTGGGGTCCGCCGGTAACCTGGTGCTGGAATGGGCCGTCCGGGACCATTTCCAGGATGATGACCTGGAGGTGGCCTCCAGCGAAACCGGGGTGGAATGCTCCTGCTGGATTGACTTTCAAAAACTGAACCTGCCCGTTACAGAAAAAAAATTTCACACATGGGTATCCGCCCATTTAAGGGTCCTGCGCAGCATGATCCCCTTGAATATTTTTTGGCGAACCCTGCCCAGAAAACAGATGGTGGAAGAGGTGGCGGATTTCCTCTTTGATCAACGGGTGGCGGATACCTTTGCCCGGTACCTAAAATTGGATTCGGATATTGTTTCCGGGGATATGGCCGACCTTTCCGGACCATTGCCCATAACGACCGACGAATCTCCACGCTTTGAGATGGAAGCCGGAACCGCGCTCCTGTCCCATGAAAAACAGACGGCAAAACCGCCGGAAAATTCACCCTTTTTATCCCCCGTATGGCAATCTCCCTGCCTTGACCCGGACCCGGGCGATGCTCGCTCCCTCACCGCCACCATGGTCAGTGATTATATTTTTCACGGGCAGTGTGACCGCAGGTTCTGTCTGTCCTACCTTGGCTTGGCCCACCCTGTAAAAGAGCAGGAAGATGTCATGGCCCTTGTCCGGGAACAGGGCGTCCAACATGAACAGGCGGTGCTGGCCGCCCTTGAACAACAGGGGAACCAACCGGCGGTTCCGGAACCTGCAGCGACCGAAGAGCCCCGGTGGGCCCCTTCCGTTAAGCTGCTGGAAGAAACAATAAAACAACTGGCCGACCGTGATCCGGAAAAAGCCCGGCCGGTCTGGCTGTCCCAGTGCTATCTCAAGACAGAAGCGCCCATCCATCAATTCCCCCATATCACAGGTATCGGCATCCCCGATCTTCTGAAACTGTCCCCAGGCAAAGGCGGACAGGCAATCATTAAAGCCGGGGATATCAAGCACAGCCGGACACCAGGATACCACCATAAATGGCAGGTGGCCTTCTATGCCCTGGCCATAGAACAAATTATTGAACGCTGCAAGCTGCCTGCCCGGATCTCCCGCAAAGGGTTCATCATTACCCCGCCGCCGTTAAGTGACGTCCGGGAAACAGAACAGTATCGGATCCATGAATTTGATTTAAGCCCTTACATGGCGGCCCTGCCAACCCTTCTGCACCACCTTTGCCATGTGCTTTCCGGCCTGCCGGCCCATGCAGATTACAGGCTTCAAAGCCTGTGCACCGCCTGTTCGGGATTTCCTGGCTGCTACCACCATGCCCTGATCCATGAGGATATCCGATTTCTGCCAAAATTAACCAAAGGCGAACTGGTTGCCCTGCAGCAGATGGGCTGCACCACCCTTGAACAGCTATCCGGTGCCCTTGAAAAAGAGACCGGTCACCTCTCTCCTGGACAGCAGAAAAAATTAATTGGGTGGTGTGACGCCTTTTTAACCGGCCGTATAAGCTGCCATGAAAAAAAGACCCACCGCTTCCCGGCCAACCTATCCAGGCGCATTTTCATCCACCTGGAAAAAAATCCCCTGGACGGCCTGCCCCGGGTCCTGGGGTGGTTGGTATTGGATACAGACGGCCGGACAATTATTGAATCAAATGTATGGACCATGGAAACCGAAACGGAACGGCAGGCAGTCCGACAGACCTTTTTAAAGGAATTGACGCGATTGTGGAAAGAGAGCATCCATACCGGTCAGTGTCCCCATATTTTCCATTTTGGATCCCAGACACCCGCGACAATAAATAAATGGCTTGGGGAGGCACAGAGACTATCCTGGGAATTTCTCAACCAAACCCAGCCCTCTTCCTGGACGGACATACAAAAGGTCCTGACCGCCCATTTTTACATGCCCGCTCCGGGCACAGCATCCCTTTATACCCTGGGCCGCATCTTCAAATGCCAAACCATCCCTGCACCACCACCGACCCTATTTCACCACAACAGCGGATTTATCAGCGATATAGGCCAAGCTGCAGCCGAAGCAAAAAAATGCCTTGCGCTCATGGCAGAGCTGTATCAGACCGCCGTGTCCCAATTGCAAAGCCAGTGGATCAAGGAGTGGCCCTCAAGCAACGATGTGGATAAAAAAGCCCGGGCCTATACAACATTTATCCAGGAGGAGCAACGCCTGAAAGAGGCAGATATCATGATGCTCCAGGAACAGCCCCTGGAAGAGCGAATGCTGCGGTTCAGGTCCCTGGGATACCTGAAATTCCACCAGACCCGGCTGGACAACACCGGGCGCTTTATCAATATTTTCAGGCCCACAGACCAGACCCAGCCGGCCAAATTCCGACAGGGGGATTTCCTCAAACTGGTTCCCCATGGCATGGTCGATCTGCAAAACGGCTTTCCCGTGATCATGGTCGAATATGATAGGCAAGCCGGTGACATCGGGCTGCTTTCCCGGTCCGGCAAGATAAATCTCAACAAAACGTTGTTCTACTCCCTTGAAGAAGATATGGATGACTGGAACCGGGAAAAGCTGCACCACGCCTCCCAGACCCTGTTTTCAAAAAGCAGATATTTCCATCTCCAGCAGCTTCTGGCCGGAACAGCCCTGGAAAGGCAGACACCTACATCGGCAGCCTGGGTGGAAAAATGGCTGGCCCGGGACCACCACGGCCTCAACCCCTCACAGCAGCAGGCCTTAAAGCTCCCCTTCCAATACCGCACCGCCATGATCCAGGGACCGCCCGGCACTGGGAAAACCCATTTGCTGGGATGGATCATCATTGCCCTGATCATTGAAGCCCATGAGGCCGGAAATCCCCTGCGCATCGGCATCAGCGCCCTGACCCACCAGGCCATTGACACGGTATTGGAAAAAGTGGTCCAACTGGTCAACCAATATCTGCCGGGTGAGTTTCCGGGCCAATGCGTGAAATGGGGAGAAGACAACGCTCTGGCATCCGAAACATCCAATCCCGACGATGCCGTCATGAAGGTGGAATATACAAAGGACGTCCGGGATCTGCCAACCCGGTCCTGGTTGATTTTAGGCGCCACCGGATACGGATTTTATTCCCTGTTCAACAGCAAGGACAAAGGCTTTCCCCTGGCCCTGGACTGGATGATTTTTGACGAAGCCTCCCAGGTCCCGGTGCCCCAGGCCCTGCTCAGTCTCATCTACGCCAGGGGAAATTTTCTTTTCCTGGGCGATATCCATCAGCTTCCCCCCATTGTCATGGGCAATTATGATCCCCATGACCCTGATGACAATAAAGATGACGATGAAAACGAAATACGCTTGAACAGTTCCATTCTCTCCAATATCCGTGACCTGTATCCTGAAGACTGCCAGGTCACCCTGGACACCACCTACCGGATGAACAAAGAAATCTGCGCATTTCCATCCAAAACCTGGTACCACAGCCGGCTTTACCCGGACCCTTCAGTGGAAAATGCACGGCTTTACCTGAACGACCCAGACGAAACATACAGTCCAACAGGGGACGAATCGATACTCAGCGACATCCTGAATCCGGAACAGCCTGTGACCTTGGTATTAACGGATCACCAGGGGTGCGGCCAGCAATCGGATGTGGAGGCGAATCTTATGGCCGCCCTGGCCGGGCGCCTGATCCTGGGCCACGGTCTCGCCCCGGACCGGATGGCCATCATCACGCCCCACCGGGCCCAGAACAACGCCATCCTCCAGCGCCTGGGAAAATCCATGGCAGGCTATCCCTCCCTTCCCCCCCTACCCCTCGTGGACACCGTAGAACGAATCCAGGGTGCCGAGCGGGACGTCATCCTCTTCGGTCTCACCGCCTCGGACCCAGATCATCTGACCAGCGAATTTTTAAACAGCCCCAACCGCCTCAATGTAGCCATGACCCGGGCCAGAAAGAAACTGGTCATCATGGGCAGCCAGGCCTTTTTCTCGGTCATTCCCGATTCAGACGCCCTGCTGGCCAGACACTGCTGCTTCAAACAGCTACTGACCCATTGCCGGGCCCAAAATGCGGTATTTCATTTTTCCAAATAG
- a CDS encoding BREX system ATP-binding domain-containing protein, with product MISLDALKELKPFQARSIIEDLRKGSVPVEYVPVFTVGRQKWLSYIEDDLENYIAQGGAKVRFISGDYGDGKTHFMSVVQHLAMEKGFAVSFVVLTRDVPIHKFETVYQSIVRQLQGNFDGVGIRDLLTAWLDSLSTEFQDAKAEAATEKCTALAEGFRDIPDMDINFANALAALVNNRFAPMAEEEDEVSRKADREILMHWFDGGKVTKREIKPFQIYEYLTKTNARQLMNSLILFLRRFGHQGLILLMDEMETVVTMSASVRNAAYENVRLFIDNSETAQYLHIFFSIIPDVLVSEKGFKSYDALWSRVRSIGTSMGDAKRLNYRGVLVDIHQTPLQTEELVDLGRCLLSLHGVAYRWSPQALVTDKVIEDICASQKRMGVISEVRLFIKQLIGVLDLAEQGQSPEDMDMARQMVETRKEMEEEKMKQMEPSWDN from the coding sequence ATGATATCATTGGATGCCCTCAAAGAACTCAAACCCTTCCAGGCCAGATCCATCATCGAAGATCTGCGCAAGGGCAGCGTGCCTGTGGAATATGTGCCGGTATTTACCGTGGGCCGTCAAAAATGGCTTTCCTATATCGAAGACGATCTTGAAAACTACATTGCCCAAGGCGGAGCCAAGGTACGGTTCATCAGCGGGGATTACGGAGATGGTAAAACCCATTTCATGTCCGTAGTCCAGCACCTGGCTATGGAAAAAGGATTTGCCGTCTCCTTTGTGGTCCTGACCCGGGATGTGCCCATCCACAAATTTGAAACCGTTTACCAATCCATTGTCCGGCAGCTCCAGGGTAATTTTGACGGCGTGGGCATCCGGGATCTGCTGACCGCCTGGCTGGACTCCCTGTCAACGGAATTCCAAGACGCCAAAGCAGAAGCCGCCACAGAAAAATGCACGGCCCTGGCCGAAGGATTCAGGGATATCCCGGACATGGATATCAACTTTGCCAATGCACTGGCCGCCCTGGTGAACAACCGGTTTGCCCCCATGGCAGAGGAGGAGGATGAGGTGAGCCGCAAAGCAGACCGGGAAATCCTCATGCACTGGTTTGACGGCGGCAAGGTCACTAAACGGGAAATCAAGCCCTTCCAGATTTACGAATACCTGACCAAGACCAATGCCCGGCAGCTGATGAATTCCCTGATCCTGTTTTTGCGACGGTTTGGACACCAGGGCTTAATCCTGCTCATGGATGAAATGGAGACGGTGGTGACCATGAGTGCCTCGGTGCGCAATGCCGCCTACGAAAATGTCCGCCTCTTCATAGATAACAGCGAGACCGCCCAATACCTTCACATCTTTTTTTCCATCATCCCGGACGTACTGGTATCGGAAAAAGGATTTAAGTCCTACGACGCCCTGTGGAGCCGGGTGCGGTCCATCGGGACATCAATGGGCGACGCCAAACGCCTCAATTATCGAGGGGTCCTTGTGGATATCCACCAGACGCCCCTTCAAACCGAAGAACTGGTGGACCTGGGCCGGTGCCTTTTGTCTTTGCACGGCGTCGCCTACCGCTGGTCCCCGCAAGCGTTGGTCACGGACAAGGTCATAGAGGATATCTGTGCCAGTCAGAAAAGAATGGGTGTCATCAGCGAGGTGCGGCTTTTCATCAAGCAGCTCATCGGCGTCCTGGACCTGGCCGAACAGGGCCAGTCCCCGGAGGATATGGACATGGCCCGGCAGATGGTCGAAACCCGGAAAGAGATGGAAGAGGAAAAGATGAAACAGATGGAGCCCTCTTGGGACAATTAA